The following is a genomic window from Abyssicoccus albus.
GGATTAAGAAATCTTCTTCTGTCACTAATATTTCGAAAGTACCTACATCATTAAAGTCTGTAATCAATTCTTCGGTATACCCATCGAAGTTATTAAGTCCGAAAACTGTCGCCGACAGATCGAAGTCACTTACTCCTCGAATCAACATACCGCTCAACGAGAACGCTACAACATCGGCTAGTTCTTCGAGTTGTGTCTCACGAGACTTTCCTTTCGATTGTTTCCAGTTCTTGAATAACTCTAACGTATTAATAAATTCGAACCATTCTACGATCAATGCAATACGTGTGTCATGCTCGTTCTTTGTCGGGATTCTTGCGTCAAATTCTTTCTGAATGTCTAGTAATTCTTTAATCGTTTTTGTTTCCATCTTTTAATCTCCATTCGTTTTATTTTCGTGTGAACCAATCTTCTTCGCTATACTTTTCAGACCAACGATACATAAACTCTAAGTCCGTACCATTAGGAACTGTTTCTCCCCAAGGATAACCGTCGACCATTACACTACGAATGACATCGACTTCTTCTTTCGTAATGTCTTCTGGTACTTCGACAATCAATTCGTCATGTACCGTACACCATAGTCGCCAACCTTCTCGCTTCTTACACTCTTCGTACATTTTAATTAACGTAACTTTCGTTTGGATAGCTGAACTTCCTTGCACGACTGCGTTCGGTGCTTGTCGTAATGAACGATTGACCTCCGAATTGTGTAATCGTTGTTTCTTAAACTCATCGTCGTAATACTTCCCGTATGGAATGTGATACGTTCTTTCCTTCGCTTTAGGAAGTCGTCTTTTACGTTGCTTGTTATCGAGCCAAACAAATCCGTGTTTAATGGCAAAGTTCTTCGTATCGTCAATCCAGCCCTTTAACTTCGGCATACTTTCGAACAAGTCTTCTTGGAAGTCCTTCGCTTTATTTTTATCGACACCTAACATTTCTGCTAATGACGGAACACTCATTCCGTACAATGTCGCCAACCATACGACTTTCATTTCCTTACGCTCTTTTGTATCCGAACCATCTTCGTTCTTGTATACTTCTTCGTATGGTCTATTGTAGAAGTTACTCGCCATTGTTGCGTACGGATCTTGTCCGACTTCAAAGGCGTGTATTAGCGATGGTTCTTCCGATAGATAGGCGACACACCTAATCTCCTGCGCTTTAAAGTCAGCGCCTACTAATATCTTGCCTTCTGGTGCGACAAACAACGCTCTTGCTCCGTCTGGCTGATTTTGCAAGTTGATCCCGCCACCACCAGAACTAAATCGTCCAGTAGCCGCACCATTCTGATTGAAGTTAGCGTGTAACTTTCCATCATACTCTGTGATCTTCTTCGGTAATGTCGTAATATAAGTCGAATATAACTTAACGAGTTCCTTGTACCGAAGTAACTTTCTTACGATTTCAAACTCTTTCGATAATGGCTTTAATGTTTTCTTTGCGTCTGTATTCGGAAGATTCTTTCCAGTATACTTCGATAGAACTTTCTTTAACTGCGTTGAACTATTTACGTTAAACTCTTTGTCCGGTTCTATCGTTTTAAATAACGGAACAAATACTTCGTTTAATTCCGAGTGAAGTTGTTCGATTTCTTCGTTCAACTCTTTTCCGTATTGCTCGGCATACTTCTCGTCAATGACGAATCCAGTCTTCTCCATTTCTACGATAACTTTTATTAACGGCATTTCTACTTCCGTTATATACTCTAATACCGAAGGCATTTTCGATAAATGCTTCATCTGGAAGTCGTATAACTTGTACGTCAAGTCTCCGTCCTTTGCAGCGTATGATAACGCCGTAGTTAAGTCCGACACTTCTTCGAAACCAACTTGTCCGAATAGATCTCCGTACTTGTACGATTTAATTTTAAGATACTTTGTCGCCAGTACTTTCAATGCGTACGAATCTTCATTCTCGTTCAACAGTCTCATGGCTTCCATCGTATCCCACAATCGACCTTTTACTTCGACATTATTTCTATCGAGCATATGCAAGTCGAACTTTGCGTTATGTGCGATATATAACGTGTCTTCTAATTCGAATGTAGGGCGAAGTTTATCGGTAACTAAATCGTGTTCTAGTTGAGATTCTTCCGTCTTATGCCTTGTCGGTATATAGTAATGTTTGTCCGAATCAATGGTCGACATTACATAACCTACGATTCTGTCGTGCCACACGTCCGTACCTTCTGTCTCGACGTCGAATACAATGATGGACGATTCCAATAACGTATTTACTGCCGATTGTAAGTGGTCTTCCGTAGTGACTAGTTCGTAATTGTCCGGTGTTTCCTCAACCATCTTTTCGAGCAATCTCTTTCGCTCTACTTCCTGTACTTGCGTGTACAAACGCATTACTTCGGCTTTCGTAAGTTTCTTCCCCTTCTCTACGGAAGATTGTTCTCGCCCTATAAGACCATCATTCATTGCGTCCTGTACGGCTTTAATCTTTCGTAAGTCTGGTTCGGTATTCTTCATCTCGTAAATACGATTGAAAGCGTCGGAAATACTCTCTCCAACGCCCTCTTTCTTACGGTTCTCTATTGCCGAAGTAAGGGCGGATTTGTTGTCGTTCGTATTTAGTCTAACGTTCAATTTTATCCGTCCTCCTTTCGTTTTTATTTATAACAACATCAAGCTTTCCATAGACTTTACCTTGCGTTGTAGTTTCTTCTCTAATTCGTCTAATTTCTCTAGTTTATGAGTTAGAAGTTCGGTATTATCATCTAACCCCTTCTCTAACACGTCATAAGCGTTTCGTAAATCTTCAACCTCGTCGTCTAACTCTTCGAAGTTATCTTCCAAGTTTGACAATCTACCGTTCATACTCCCTAATACTATAGTCATGGCTTGTAGAATATCTTTTAATGATTCTTCCGAAATATCGTCGTGTTCTACCTCTTCTTCCGAATAACTGTTCGATAAATTAACTTTAACTTCCGAAGTCTCTAACGATTCTCCGATTACTATTAATGTCTTATTTATATCCACTAGTCTATCTACAATTTCTTCGAAGTATTTTATCGAATCATCACTGCCGACTCTAAGATTAACCAATTCTCCATAAATATTAGAAAGCCTATTTCCTTGTAGTCGACTGTTAAGTCTCGCTTCTTCGTTCCCTAAACCAAGTCGTTCGTTAATTTCGTCCAATTTTTTACCGTTAAACATTAAACCACATCTCCATATTCATTAGTACCGAAAGACAACTTCGACCATTTACGTTCTGCCGTTTCGTAGTCTTTCGACCAGTATTCTTTTTGTCCGGTATTTTCCACTAAGTAACCCGTCGTATTATCTAAATCTACTGCAAGAATATAGTCGACCTCATCTACTGTATAAGGTCTTCCGTTAGACTTAACGGCTTTTACCACCAATGCGTTCTCTCTATCCGTCCTAACCTGTAACGTCTTGACTTGAACACGGAATGACACTCTCGTACCATTCTCGTGCGCAATCAAGTCGTATGATTCGTCGGAGATAGGCGTATGAACGCTAAAGCCTTTCGACGTGAGTAACTCTTGTGCGATCAACTCGGACGTCGTTCCTTTACTCGTCTGATAACTCGCCATATAATCTCCTCCTGTAATTAAAACGGTAATTCATCTTCCGCCAAGTCTTTGTTGTCGTCTTCTTTCGGAGGTTCAATTCCGAAGTCTTCCAGTTTGTAACCCATCGCAACTAAATCCTTCTTCATTTCTTCGGTAGATTTCTCGAAGTATAATCCTTCGAACTTAGTTGTCGGGAACTCGTCCGGAGCATTTTCAAACGCTTCTTTCTGTTTGTCCGTTTCATCTCCCGGAAATACTACGTCTAAAGATACTTTCGTGTTTGTGCCTTTTCCTGTTTTAGATAACTTGAAGATACGTTGACCTAGTTTCTCTCCGTGCTTACTGATTTCTTCGTAAACTTCTTTCGCTTGGTTAGCCGTTAAATCAATGATGATGAAGTCTTCTGCGTCTAAATCGTAGAAACCAAATGCGTATCTAGTTTTCGCTGAAACTGCGTAACCTTTCTGTGCGAACTCGTCTCGGTTTTCTTTCGACTTATCGTACATAGCTTGCGAAACAATATCCCACGGTGTTGGATTATCGTAAACAAAGTTTCCGTCGCTATCCTTGTGAACAGAAGATGGCTCCTTCGCCGTAAATGTCGTGATACGTGGATTGTTAAAGTGTGAGTAAGTACGTGCCGACATTACGTCTGCTTCGCCCAACACTTTCACTGTATACTCTGTTCCGCTAGAAAATTTAGCGAACTTGTTGTCTTCGTAATTCGAAGTTCCTCCGTTGAAACGTTTTAATGCTTCCACACCAACTGAATAATTTGCCATAATTAATTTCCTCCTAATAATTTGTTCCGACTATGGACGTCTCCAATGACGGATTATTTAGAACGGGTA
Proteins encoded in this region:
- a CDS encoding dUTP diphosphatase; this encodes METKTIKELLDIQKEFDARIPTKNEHDTRIALIVEWFEFINTLELFKNWKQSKGKSRETQLEELADVVAFSLSGMLIRGVSDFDLSATVFGLNNFDGYTEELITDFNDVGTFEILVTEEDFLIHFVLAFTVGKLLFSEEELVEAYKRKMEVNHGRQDGTHDTDKGYTKGDE
- a CDS encoding DNA polymerase → MNVRLNTNDNKSALTSAIENRKKEGVGESISDAFNRIYEMKNTEPDLRKIKAVQDAMNDGLIGREQSSVEKGKKLTKAEVMRLYTQVQEVERKRLLEKMVEETPDNYELVTTEDHLQSAVNTLLESSIIVFDVETEGTDVWHDRIVGYVMSTIDSDKHYYIPTRHKTEESQLEHDLVTDKLRPTFELEDTLYIAHNAKFDLHMLDRNNVEVKGRLWDTMEAMRLLNENEDSYALKVLATKYLKIKSYKYGDLFGQVGFEEVSDLTTALSYAAKDGDLTYKLYDFQMKHLSKMPSVLEYITEVEMPLIKVIVEMEKTGFVIDEKYAEQYGKELNEEIEQLHSELNEVFVPLFKTIEPDKEFNVNSSTQLKKVLSKYTGKNLPNTDAKKTLKPLSKEFEIVRKLLRYKELVKLYSTYITTLPKKITEYDGKLHANFNQNGAATGRFSSGGGGINLQNQPDGARALFVAPEGKILVGADFKAQEIRCVAYLSEEPSLIHAFEVGQDPYATMASNFYNRPYEEVYKNEDGSDTKERKEMKVVWLATLYGMSVPSLAEMLGVDKNKAKDFQEDLFESMPKLKGWIDDTKNFAIKHGFVWLDNKQRKRRLPKAKERTYHIPYGKYYDDEFKKQRLHNSEVNRSLRQAPNAVVQGSSAIQTKVTLIKMYEECKKREGWRLWCTVHDELIVEVPEDITKEEVDVIRSVMVDGYPWGETVPNGTDLEFMYRWSEKYSEEDWFTRK
- a CDS encoding group I intron-associated PD-(D/E)XK endonuclease encodes the protein MASYQTSKGTTSELIAQELLTSKGFSVHTPISDESYDLIAHENGTRVSFRVQVKTLQVRTDRENALVVKAVKSNGRPYTVDEVDYILAVDLDNTTGYLVENTGQKEYWSKDYETAERKWSKLSFGTNEYGDVV